A single region of the Microbulbifer sp. MKSA007 genome encodes:
- a CDS encoding GFA family protein translates to MNNENSITSGGCLCGAVRYEVKGPLRNVVNCHCSMCQKLHGSFGPHTKARKVNIKITKDDGLAWYKTSEVARRGFCQQCGSSLFWEPFNLDATGIIAGSLDGPTGLKTMGHIFTGEKCDFYEIDDEHPQFKESSDGQLVNDYK, encoded by the coding sequence ATGAATAATGAGAATTCAATTACTTCTGGTGGTTGCTTGTGTGGAGCTGTGCGGTACGAGGTTAAAGGGCCACTACGCAACGTAGTTAACTGTCATTGTAGTATGTGTCAAAAACTACATGGAAGTTTCGGCCCACATACAAAGGCTCGCAAGGTCAACATTAAAATAACAAAAGATGACGGGCTGGCGTGGTATAAAACATCAGAAGTAGCCCGCAGAGGCTTCTGCCAGCAATGTGGTTCAAGCCTATTCTGGGAACCATTTAATCTCGATGCAACTGGAATTATTGCAGGATCACTGGATGGCCCAACCGGGTTGAAAACTATGGGGCATATTTTCACCGGCGAAAAGTGTGATTTTTACGAAATCGATGACGAACATCCTCAATTCAAGGAGTCATCTGATGGGCAACTAGTCAATGACTACAAATAG